The following are encoded together in the Prionailurus viverrinus isolate Anna chromosome B3, UM_Priviv_1.0, whole genome shotgun sequence genome:
- the LOC125167399 gene encoding olfactory receptor 6S1, whose translation MVPGGNQSIGVTEFILEGFPNLNSTKAELFSVFLLVYLLTLTGNVLIVGVVGADTRLQTPMYFFLGNLSCLEILLTSVIIPKMLSNFLSRQHTISFAACITQFYFYFFLGASEFLLLAAMSVDRYLAICHPLHYPLLMNGTVCFRVALACWMGGLFPVLGPTVAVALLPFCEQDAMVQHFFCDSGPLLRLACTDTEKLEETDFVLAFLVIVSSLMITAVSYGHIVLAVLRIPSVSGRQRAFSTCTSHLMVVTLFYGSAIFLYVRPSQSGSVDTNWAVTVVTTFVTPLMNPFIYALRNERVKEALKDMFRKVVEGFWGELLLPKSFSRKE comes from the coding sequence ATGGTTCCTGGGGGGAACCAGAGCATTGGTGTTACAGAGTTCATCCTGGAAGGTTTCCCAAATCTCAACAGCACAAAAGCAgaattgttttctgtcttccttctcgTCTATCTGCTGACTCTAACAGGCAACGTGTTGATTGTTGGAGTGGTAGGAGCTGACACTCGCCTGCAGACTCCTATGTACTTCTTTCTGGGTAACTTGTCCTGCCTAGAGATCTTGCTCACTTCTGTCATCATTCCCAAGATGCTGAGCAATTTCCTATCAAGGCAACACACTATTTCCTTTGCTGCATGTATTACCCAGTTctatttctacttctttcttgGGGCCTCGGAGTTCCTGCTGTTGGCTGCCATGTCTGTGGATCGCTACCTGGCCATCTGTCACCCTCTGCACTACCCCTTGCTCATGAATGGCACTGTGTGCTTTCGGGTGGCCTTGGCCTGCTGGATGGGGGGACTTTTTCCTGTGCTTGGCCCCACAGTGGCTGTGGCCTTACTTCCTTTCTGTGAACAGGACGCCATGGTGCAGCACTTCTTCTGTGACAGTGGTCCACTGCTCCGCCTGGCATGCACCGACACCGAGAAGCTGGAGGAAACAGACTTTGTACTGGCCTTTCTCGTCATTGTATCCTCACTGATGATTACTGCTGTGTCCTATGGTCACATAGTTCTGGCTGTCCTGCGCATACCCTCTGTTTCAGGCCGACAGAGGGCCTTCTCTACCTGTACCTCCCACTTGATGGTGGTGACCCTCTTCTATGGAAGTGCCATTTTTCTTTATGTGCGACCATCACAGAGTGGCTCTGTGGATACTAACTGGGCAGTGACAGTGGTAACAACATTTGTGACACCACTGATGAATCCATTCATCTATGCCTTACGCAATGAGCGAGTCAAGGAAGCTTTGAAGGATATGTTTAGGAAAGTGGTAGAAGGCTTTTGGGGGGAACTTTTGCTTCCTAAGAGTTTCAGTAGGAAGGAGTGA